CCACGTTGATGGATTGCTCTGCCTTGCGCAGTTCGTTCGCCACCACCCTGCTCGCGTTCGATAATGCCTGCACTGTACCTCCTCACGGTCGCCTCGCGCCCGCTATGTTGCCTTGAGGCCGATCAGGAGCATGAGCGCCACGATCACCATGGCCGCAACGGTCAGTCCGATGGGGGTCACGATCGCGATGATCGCGCTCCACGATACCACCTGCTTCCATGTGAGCATGTTCACTGCCGTCTCGCTGGTCGGCAGGGGCAATGGAAGCGGGAAGGGCGGTGGCGAGGAAGGTAGATCGTTTGCAGGGTAGAGCCTTTCTACCCCGCTTTCATGTTCGATCAGAAGGCGGGCTGCCTCGAAGCGACTGGTGACGCCCAGGAAATCCTTGGCCTTTTGCAGTTGCTTATCGACCGCCCTCCCACTTGCTCCGACCAGGAAGCCGATTTCCTGCGACGTGCGATGTTCATGGACGAGGCGGAGATACGCACGCTGTCGTTCGGACAACTGATCGAGGGGGCTTGCCGGGATTTCGCCTATAGACTTGCTTGGGACGGGATCAGTCTGTGGTGTCGGAGATGATTCGGTGCCCGTCATGCCCATATGTTAAACAACGAAATTGGAACGATCCGTGTCCACATTTTGGCCCGTTTCCGGCCGATCCGGAACGATTGTGTGCTGAACGGCTGTTCGGTTCAGTGTCGCACCGGCGGATTGCCGACTGTCCCCGCGGCCTCCTTCACGACCGATGCCCACCTGGCCAGGAGCCCAGCCTCGTCCGGATGATCGGACTGTGTGACGGCCGCCAAGCCGGCCAGGGTGTCGGCGAACTCGTCACAGCCGATTACCTCCTGGCGAGCCAGCACGATCGCAAGGAGCGCCAGGACCTTGCCGTGCGCATCGATCAGCGTCTGGATCGACGGCTGCGCGCTTGGATCTGCTGGCGGATCCAATAGGCGTCTCAACCGGCCAAGCAGGCGCGATCTCGTTCGCTCTCGAGGCGGTCCCAAGACATGCTCCTCCAACCGCCGCAGCCGGGACGGTTGAACACGCGGGAACACTGGTAACCACGCCCCACGTATTCCCCACGCCGGCAAGCCAACGCTAGGTATTGTATTCAGTGGGCCGCCCGACGTAGCCGGGGACCCAGTGTTTCGACCGCACATGCGGACAGGGGTCGGTGTTCAAGCCGCCCTTGCATGACCGGTATCGCACAGAGTGCTCACGGTTGGTATAGCTAGATGCCGTTTCCGACTGAGCGCACCGGAATGCCGCTGACGAGGCCGTTCAGCGTTCGCTGATCACCGCGCTGGCCCTATTGAGCTTTTCGAAGCGCCAGCGACAAAACAAGCGAACGACCTCAAGGCTGCCGATTGCCAGCGCTGCCAGAAGCGTACTCGCCAACAGGACGGTCGTGATCTGCGGTCGCGGGCGACGGCACTTCATCGTACGCGAAGGGCCTGGCCTTGGAGTGTCATTCCGCCTCGAGCCGGGATCAAGCAGAGCGC
This Sphingomonas insulae DNA region includes the following protein-coding sequences:
- a CDS encoding helix-turn-helix transcriptional regulator gives rise to the protein MTGTESSPTPQTDPVPSKSIGEIPASPLDQLSERQRAYLRLVHEHRTSQEIGFLVGASGRAVDKQLQKAKDFLGVTSRFEAARLLIEHESGVERLYPANDLPSSPPPFPLPLPLPTSETAVNMLTWKQVVSWSAIIAIVTPIGLTVAAMVIVALMLLIGLKAT